A region from the Sulfurivermis fontis genome encodes:
- a CDS encoding DUF3426 domain-containing protein yields MYTQCPTCHTYFRITPEQLQAAGGKVRCGECRGVFHAPDFLTDTLPGHPAAEPPHDEPDYEQLLREPEQEPIVAEEPCAAESAPAAEDIASQITEESAAEEAQETLAIDLDELFGSDTEEATETTAAAEDADTPVEAIATPEPATTAATYDEEDIEALLKFGPHSGDGDDAPQTYPLPWDEPPVEDSGPASTDIDTASVAVAEFDQPEEALTTARSVAPAALSPLSALLAEEEEAPRRRPLATLGWTLGSLLLIAVLAVQFVYLNRLTFVQQAELRPLLEQLCAYTGCRLPPRRDLAALTLLERDIRSHEQYQGALTIHATLQNRAAFAQPYPAVEVVMRDLGGKVVAWRRFLPKEYLVGSVPAMLEPQATAQLTLEVVDPGSEAVGFEFTFH; encoded by the coding sequence ATGTATACCCAGTGTCCGACCTGCCACACCTACTTCCGCATCACCCCTGAGCAATTGCAGGCGGCGGGCGGCAAGGTGCGCTGCGGCGAATGCCGCGGCGTGTTCCACGCGCCGGACTTCCTCACCGACACCCTGCCCGGCCATCCCGCCGCCGAACCGCCGCACGACGAGCCCGACTACGAGCAGTTGCTGCGCGAGCCGGAGCAGGAGCCGATTGTTGCGGAAGAACCCTGCGCGGCTGAATCTGCGCCGGCGGCAGAGGACATCGCCTCGCAAATAACGGAGGAAAGCGCCGCTGAGGAGGCACAGGAGACCCTCGCCATCGACCTGGACGAACTGTTCGGCAGCGACACGGAAGAAGCGACGGAGACAACCGCCGCCGCGGAGGATGCAGACACGCCGGTCGAAGCAATAGCAACGCCGGAACCCGCAACCACCGCCGCCACCTATGACGAGGAGGATATCGAGGCCCTGCTGAAATTCGGGCCGCACAGCGGCGACGGCGACGACGCCCCGCAGACCTACCCCCTGCCCTGGGACGAGCCGCCGGTGGAGGATTCCGGGCCTGCCAGCACCGACATCGACACGGCATCCGTCGCGGTGGCCGAATTTGACCAGCCCGAAGAAGCGCTCACCACGGCCCGCAGCGTCGCTCCGGCCGCTCTGTCCCCCCTGTCGGCACTGCTGGCGGAAGAAGAGGAGGCACCGCGCCGCCGCCCGCTGGCCACGCTGGGCTGGACCCTGGGCAGCCTGCTACTCATTGCCGTCCTGGCCGTGCAATTCGTCTACCTCAATCGCCTTACCTTCGTGCAGCAGGCCGAACTGCGGCCGCTTCTGGAGCAGTTGTGCGCCTACACCGGCTGCCGGCTGCCGCCGCGGCGTGACCTTGCCGCGCTGACCCTACTGGAGCGCGATATCCGCTCCCACGAACAGTACCAGGGCGCACTGACCATCCACGCCACCCTGCAGAACCGCGCCGCCTTCGCCCAACCCTACCCGGCCGTGGAGGTGGTGATGCGCGACCTCGGCGGCAAGGTGGTGGCGTGGCGCCGCTTTCTGCCCAAGGAGTATCTCGTCGGATCGGTACCTGCAATGCTGGAACCGCAGGCCACTGCCCAGCTGACGCTGGAGGTGGTCGATCCGGGCAGCGAGGCCGTCGGCTTCGAATTCACCTTCCACTAG